Genomic window (Onychomys torridus chromosome 5, mOncTor1.1, whole genome shotgun sequence):
cagaacattaaaaacaaaaaggaggctATGGTTGCAAGTTGCCTATCATCTAGAATTGGAAATAGAGACAAGTACATGCAGTTCATGCTTAAAATGTGCATCTGCTGAGCTAGCCCCATGAACATGAGGGGATTGTCTCCACCAGGGAGAAGGCTGGCctgaaagaataagaaagacaACAGAGATGCCTGCCAGGCACTAGGGAAATACATCTGCAGCACTGCTAATTGACAATTGTGATGAAGGTGACTTGTGGAATAGTTTGTTTGGCTTATGGTGTCAGTAGGAGAGTCTGTAATGGTAGGGGTGTCCAGTGGGGTACCCACCAGTGAAACTGGCAGGGTTAATAGATAGTTTCAAAATCATGGACATACAGATTAAATTCAGTGGGCATAAAACgaaacaaaaagtaataaatatagGAAAAGATTTGTGGGGAAGAAAGGGCACTAGTCAGGGTGAGGCATACAAAAAGGGTGTGGAGGAGAGTAATCagaatgtagtgtgtgtgtgtgtgtgtgtgtgtgtgtgtgtgtgtgtgtgtgtgtaatgtcaaagaacaaaatttatcttttaaaaaatgtggaaaaacaattgactcctaaaagttgtcctctgagtacCACATGTatactgtggcacatgtgcacccacacaaacacacatacacacacacacatacacacacacacacacactcacatatgtacatatgggacacacacacacaataataataacaataataaacttatattttaaaatgtgtctatGTTTTTGGAGACCAGAGAAGGATGTTGAATGCACTgctctgcctttttcctttgagacagggtctctcattgaatgtGGAGCTAGGCTGTTGGTGGCCCTAGAGAGCCTCCTGTCTCCCCATGCAgccttgggattacaggcctgcacagCCATGCCCAGTTGTTTCTTTTAAGCAGGCACTGGGATCTGAATCTTTAAAGTGGGCACAGGTCCTCATGATTATACAGCAAGCATTCTTATTCACTGGGACAACTCTCCAGGCTCTCTGCATTGCATTTTAAAATCCTCTGTCAGAAAGGGTGTAGAtccagatgggaagggaggtattatggaatattattttaactaggcaaagatgtgttacatttgtttttgcagaggaatattactttaactgtgtaaaggtgtgttacgtttgcttatgctgcatttgtttaacatgtaagaatgtgtgtttaattatgtaaagatgtgttgcatctgtttcaccttgcctgcccatggcacctgattggtctaataaagagctgaatggccaatagctaagcagagaAAGGCTTGGTGGATCTTTCAGACACAGACAGTAAATATGAGAACtctaggctcaaaaaaaaaaagagagagaaagagagagagagaagacttgaccagagaagaaggaggaaagaatgagggagatgcccagggccagaagccaggaagctgccagacagacagacatagagaagcagtgaaagtaagatatatgtggaagtaagaaaggtaataagcccgaggcaaaagatagataaaGGGAAACatgttaagttaaaagagctagccagaaatgtgcctaagttgagcattcaaaactaaaagcaagtctctgtgtcattatttgggagctagctggtggccccaaagaaaaggCCTGGTATAAGAAAGTGAGGATGAACTGAGAGGAACAGGGGGAAGAGATCCACAtcagtatattatatatttaaaaaaactattctttaataaaagaagaagattaaaaaaaaaaaccagaaacataaATTCCTCTTTGAAACCTCACTGTTTCCCTGCATTCGCCCAGGCTGCTTCATGCTACTTCCCAATCTTCAGGCCTCAGTTGACCTATGACCTATGGCTGACACTCACTTACTTCCCCTTGAGTTTCGCTGAGCTTAGCTCTGCTGTCTTTTTCCTCATCCTACCCTCTCTCACCAGTCCCTCTTGTAGCCTATGAGCAGCTGCATCCCTACTTACACCCCTAATTTGTCTGTCCCAGATTTCTCTAGTTTCCACTAGTAAAGAGGACTCCTGCCAATAGGGAAAATGACTTTTAATAGACTCCCACTTATCATTAATTTAAACTACCATCCACATGCGAAAAATCATTCTCAAGTCAGCCTTTGCTAGAACCCTAACACCCAAAACTCAAGTACTCACCAAAATGTTCTCTTTATTATAGACTAATCCAAAGGTAAACAACATAAGAGCATTTATTACATCAGTAACGTTCATTGAACAAAGTCCTTAAGGGCACACATCAACCTTTAAGTTGATGGTTTTAGGGCAGGGAGAGCCAGTTTTCTTAAAGAATATGTGGTCCTTGGTAGGTCAAACATGGATACCACACTTTGGACTTGATaggttatttaaaagaaaaagaagacatgaagttaggGTTGAGGTAGGAGGTGTGAGTGAgtctgggaggagtggggaggtaaatatgatcaaaataaattccatgaaattctcaataaaatattgcatTAGAATTTTTGTACaatccttttaaaacaaaacatttaattattcTATTATAGCATATTTATTAGTTTCAGTGGATTatttttgtgatatatatatatataaaatattcggTAAATAATGCATATTAAACATTTTCTGATGACCGAAGTCAAGCACATGTCCACCTTGAGGTTCCTATGAATTTGAGAATAATATCAAATTCTATTCCTTCTTGCCAGCATGAATTAAAGTCTTGTTTTCCCTATCCAAATCTTATCCCCATCTTCCTGGACATAGTGCCATGGTGCCACATGTAGAACAGGTAGGTCAGGCTTTGGATATGACCTGGAAAACCAGAATCAGTGGTTCAGCCTGCAGAGATATAACTAAATATGTAAACTGAGTAAATGTGCAAAAGTCGAATAGAACCAAAACAACCAACATAGAGAGTGGCTACAAGGTACCCTACCAGCTGTGAGAAATAGTTGTAAGATCTATACAACTCATCTTTGTTGGACATGGGATTGTGTGGCAGCTGTTGAGCTCTGTCTTCCATTAGTACAAGTAGTTACTAGTCACTGGCTGTCTGGTACAAGGCACTGTGCTCTGTCCTTGTTTTTCCTAGAAGTAGTGACCCTCTCTCTACAGTTTACATTTTATAGCTTTGGTTACCTGAGGCCAATAGTGATAAATAAAAATTGCATATGTAAAAACTCATGAATGTTAAGCTGAAAATTCTTCTGCAAAGCATGATAAAAATCTCACACCATTCCCCCACCAACCCAGAATGTGACTGAATCTTCCCTGGTCCTATGTTTAGCACAGCTGTGCTGTAAACACCAGCCTCTCTGTCACACAGTAAACATTCCCAGATATCAGAGTGACTGCCACAGTCAGTAACCTAGTGCTTGCATTCAAGTAACACTTAGTTTTCTTAATCATGGCCACAAAATTCAAGACTAGTGATGCTGGCAATTTTCTTATGGTGTGTTGTTATAATCATTGCAATTTATTATTGTGATTGTTTTAGTGGACGTAATTTATAAATTGAGTTTATATGCATAGGAATCAACATGACATGTACAGAATTTATTATCCATGATTTAAGGCATCTACTGGAGGTCCGGAATCATGTCGCCAGCAGATAAAGGGAGAATACTTTATTTCATTCTCTGGCTACCCACCTTCCATCCCTGGAAGCTGGTATTGTTACCAACTCTACAGGCAAAAGGTCAAATGTTCATTCTCCATGGTCACCCAAGAAGAAAGGGGTTAGCTCAGGAGTTGTGAAGCCCCTCTGTCTCCATGGGCTCTACTGTCTTAGCAAGAGTTTGTGGAAGAGCTAACCTGTGCTAATCATGCTAGTCCATCCTTAACAGTCTAACTCTGGTGCgcgcttcggcagcacatatactaaaattggaacgatacagagaagattagcatggcccctgctcaaggatgacatgcaaattcgtgaagcgttccatatttttAAGGAGAGAATGTATTTGGTGTCTGCCACATCTTCGCATCCTTCAGTGACACCTTTGTCCATGTTACTGATCTTTCTGGCAAGGAAACCATCTGCCGGGTGACTGGTGGAATGAAGGTAAAGGCTGACAGGGATGAGTCCTCTCTGTATGCAGCCATGTTGGCTGCCCAGGATGTGGCCCAGAGATGCAAGGAGCTGGGCATCACTGCCCTGCATATCAAACTCTACGCCACAGGAGGGAACAGGACTAAGACCCCTGGACCTGGAGCCCAGTCAGCCCTCAGAGCTCTTGCTCACTCAGGGATGAAGATTGGGCGTATTGAGGATgtcacccccatcccctctgaCAGCACCCAAAGGAAGGGTGGTCGTCGTGGTCATCATCTGTGAACAGGacttctcaaattattttctgttactAAATTGCTTTgtataagctaaaaaaaaaaaaaaaaaaaaaacaacagtctAACTCTGGAGTCTTGTATTTCTCTCTAGGCTGGGGAAACAGACCACTTCAATTTGCTAATGGAATCCCTTATCTCTGACACATTAGCCTCTTTGTAAGCCTCTGAGCTGTGCCTTGAACTCCAATGTGCTTGGGGATATGTAGTCCTTATTGGAGTCCCTTTGAAGGACTAGGAGTTAGACAGATTCTtttatagacagacagataggaagaggGGGCGTGACTAGGTAATAAAGATGGTGAACTTCCAAGATGG
Coding sequences:
- the LOC118584625 gene encoding 40S ribosomal protein S14-like; translation: MSPADKGRILYFILWLPTFHPWKLVLLPTLQAKGENVFGVCHIFASFSDTFVHVTDLSGKETICRVTGGMKVKADRDESSLYAAMLAAQDVAQRCKELGITALHIKLYATGGNRTKTPGPGAQSALRALAHSGMKIGRIEDVTPIPSDSTQRKGGRRGHHL